The Cydia splendana chromosome Z, ilCydSple1.2, whole genome shotgun sequence genome window below encodes:
- the LOC134804481 gene encoding ichor, which produces MKCAGVAGSGGGDELLLGACWLDPKLDAASPPPTCHELLDSLLAPPPLAELKPLPPFTGYTGHLSINGISGHHYHAIAQRLPEENNNYPTQSGYGADHDVVSSSTCAAETEPPDLEDVKPFPLDADTKPFSAENSAPGAPDSCATSCSPPAKMFDDGHKQDMYDISSIEDIAAIIGSAIADTTVPSQPEDPERNDSRDSWMDIDAWIAGACSQHSDKIVPQDLAEFLPSSPPPSLQSSHHPGLDFPCKPGQEFSKSQEFLHKISSHGQAGSTLQTLLTHGYMPLLQNRLQNGPPVKQEAPSSTSFGMDVISTSSPPGNAVSTTDGVGGLLNGRYPPHYALSLKPDGLCSPDRLLGYPHAHTTTANPSSKSKRSRAKAKQSSNGGNIHGSSLAFPSATAAELSGLLGKEKPVHRCGICNRGFLNKSNIKVHLRTHTGEKPFRCDVCAKAFRQKAHLIKHQQIHKRIGRD; this is translated from the coding sequence ATGAAGTGCGCGGGGGTCGCCGGCAGCGGGGGCGGCGACGAGCTCCTTCTCGGCGCGTGCTGGCTCGACCCCAAGCTGGACGCCGCTTCGCCCCCTCCCACCTGCCATGAATTATTGGATTCTCTACTAGCTCCACCTCCGCTGGCAGAACTAAAACCGTTGCCTCCTTTTACTGGCTATACTGGTCATCTTTCGATAAATGGTATCTCTGGGCACCATTACCACGCCATCGCTCAACGTCTTCCAGAAGAAAACAACAACTACCCCACACAAAGTGGATATGGTGCTGATCATGACGTTGTCTCATCATCAACTTGTGCCGCGGAGACTGAGCCCCCTGATCTCGAAGATGTTAAACCTTTCCCGTTAGATGCTGATACGAAACCGTTCTCAGCGGAAAATTCTGCTCCCGGTGCACCTGATTCTTGCGCTACATCTTGCTCGCCACCTGCAAAAATGTTTGATGACGGCCACAAACAAGACATGTACGACATTAGCTCAATTGAGGACATAGCTGCCATAATTGGTTCGGCAATAGCTGACACAACAGTACCCTCACAACCAGAAGACCCTGAAAGAAATGATTCAAGAGACAGTTGGATGGACATCGATGCATGGATAGCAGGAGCATGCAGCCAACACAGTGATAAAATAGTACCACAAGACCTGGCTGAATTTTTACCAAGCTCTCCACCGCCGTCACTTCAAAGTTCTCACCATCCCGGCTTAGATTTTCCATGCAAACCAGGTCAGGAATTTTCAAAAAGTCAAGAATTCCTTCACAAGATTTCATCTCACGGACAAGCTGGCTCAACTCTACAAACCCTTCTCACCCATGGTTATATGCCTCTGCTTCAAAATAGGCTTCAAAATGGCCCACCGGTGAAACAAGAAGCACCCAGTTCTACTAGTTTTGGTATGGATGTAATATCGACCTCTTCCCCTCCAGGAAACGCTGTATCAACCACAGATGGCGTAGGTGGCCTCTTGAATGGCCGGTACCCACCTCATTATGCTCTCAGTTTGAAACCCGATGGACTTTGTAGTCCGGATCGGCTATTGGGCTATCCTCACGCTCACACAACAACTGCTAATCCTTCCAGCAAAAGTAAAAGAAGTCGAGCAAAGGCGAAACAATCAAGTAATGGAGGAAATATTCACGGTAGTTCTTTGGCTTTCCCCTCAGCGACGGCAGCCGAATTGAGCGGACTTCTTGGAAAAGAAAAGCCAGTTCATCGTTGCGGTATATGTAATAGAGGATTCCTCAACAAATCGAATATAAAGGTGCACCTACGAACTCACACAGGTGAGAAGCCCTTCAGGTGCGATGTGTGCGCTAAAGCCTTTCGCCAGAAAGCGCACCTCATCAAACACCAGCAAATACATAAGCGAATTGGGAGAGACTAA